The following nucleotide sequence is from Lytechinus pictus isolate F3 Inbred chromosome 10, Lp3.0, whole genome shotgun sequence.
gtgtcaaTACCTGTGAACTATTGGTCATTTGCATAGTCTGGAATGATCTTAGATATGAAACGACGCCCTCATCATCACGGAAACCAAATATCACTTCTGGGATACCGACCAAGAAGGACTGGGCCCAAACCTTAAGAAGCTTAAATCTGAGGTGAGAACAGAGGAATAATTGATATTAAATTCTTGGTACACTTATTaagaatatatataaatgtataatatAAAGTTCCATATAATAGAATAGAATGATATATAGCACAGCTATAgaataataatcacaataatacTCCATGTTTTTAGTGATTGACATATCAGAACGTCTGTATAAaagtgctttacagatatagTATTACATAGATCATCGAATGCTTCTCACTCCCCAGGGGTGCATTCCAGTAAGAGTCCCCAAACTCAATTGCAAACTTTTCACATCCCATCGGGTACATATTGGATATCTGGATGGAGACTGGCAAATTGAGGATTAGTGCCTCGCCCAATGACAGCCACTATTTGCTCATATTAATAGTTGGTGAAATCACtatatgcctacatgtatatgtaatgtGGAAGAgttgtggtgtagcggttctgactctcgccttgcaaTCAGAGGTGTTCAAATCCCGCggcctagcatcctttggcaagtgtcaatccacactttgtcaTTCTCCATGCAGATGAAATTGGGTATCTGGTATGAGAAGGTAGGGTGCAAAAGTAGTATGCCTtggcaattgagtcttggaactctttgTTGGAATACTCTCCAGGGAGTGGAAAAAGTGCATACATTGAATGCGGGCATCCCAGGATCTGATGACAGGGGTAATATGTCATAAAAGCGCTAAGAGACGTCGTTCTGATGTCAAGTACTATCTAAAAGcggattatttttattattatcttaattaAGCACAGTTGTACATACCTGTAGAAATTTCTCTCATTGTTCTGTTTATACCATATCCTTGTTGTCTTGAGTTCCATGTAATTTTCTGGAGGTTTCTTCTTCGAGTACGGTATCCTGCAGTCTACCTCGCCGCTGTAGAGCAACGAGTGAGACTCCAACCGGGTTCTAATAACCGAACAGAAGGCTTCGTGACTATCCACAGGCCTGGTCGTGTCTGGTCGACTTCTTTCGTTATCTGCAAAGGACAGGATACAGGTTATTTTAGGGTGTTTTTATTTGacatcaacatcaacaacaaTGCATAATAcagactactactactactactactactactactactactactactactatactactactactactactactactactacaacaactactactactactgtactactactactactactactactactgtactactactactactactactactactactactactactactaagtactactactactactacaactactactactattattactactactactactactacaacaactacttctacaacaactacttctacaacaactactactactacaacaactactagtactactttactactactactactactactactactactacaactactacaactactactactactatttctactacaacaactactactactactactactactactactactactactactactactactactacttctactactactatttcgactacaactactactactactactactactactactactacaactactactactattattactactactactactactacaacaactacttctacaacaactacttctacaacaactactactactacaacaactactagtactactttactactactactactactactactactactactactacaactactacaactactactactactatttctactacaacaactactactactactactactactactactactactactactacttctactactactacttctactatttcgactacaactactactactactactactactacttctactactactactactactactactactacttctactatttctactacaacaacaagaacaacaactactactactaattctactatttctactacaactactactatactactaattttgggattgaaaatgaaaattgtgatTAAACTAATGATGATACTAACTAGGCCCTAATAATAACATCATCTACAACAGCAAGAAGGCTTCCATTCCCCATTATATTCCTACAtgcactactattactactactactactactactactactattactacttctactactactaccacttctactacttctattactacttctactactactactactactactactactaccactaccacttctactctttaaactactactactactattactactactatactactaattttgggattgaaaatgaaaattatgattaaacTAATGATAATGGTACTAACTAGGCCctaataataacataatttaCAACAGCAATAAGGCTACCATTCCCAATTATATtcctactgctgctactactactaatcacacaaaaaataacaataataaaagaaagcaTACTTGAAAACTCCTCTTTAgaattacaatatttatttagaaaatatgtCTTAATACTggaatacacacaaaaaatagaGTCTACTTACCACTTGTAACATATTGTTCAAACTTATACCCCCAATAGGACATTTCCTGCTCGTGGTCAGACATGCCTTTTCTCCTTGCTCTGTTCTCCTCTGTCTCCACCTCACTGATGTAATACGTCCCTCGGAAGAGAGTGACAGCCATAGCCCAGCCTTCTCGGTTCTCGTACGGTGTGCAGAGGAACTTTGTCATGTGGCCTCTCCACATAACAAAATCAGCGTTGATTCTGTTGAGAATATTTGGAACAATTTGTGGGGAGGAAAAATGTGAGAAATTCAGCAAAATGCAACGGAATAAtgagtaaattatttttttttttttggggggggggggtcgactGTAATTGGACCAATGAACTTCTCCtgcttaaaggaaaaaaaatgtggtaACTTTAACCtcttcttttttgcttgtcaattatgtcagcaaattttcaatgaatattgtGAGCTATTTGGGGGCCTCTCTTGGTAGATCCTGGATCTGCTGCTATAATACATAAATGGAAATTTCATCCAGGAGTAACATTAACCCTAGATTCTGTTTCAATTGCACATAACATTTAAGATCTTTTGAAAGCTAGGACCCATTAacttacaaatatattatggaTAGGCCCTAccttttacaagaaaaaaaaacctttcaaaCTTGAAAGCATTCCAGTGGCTTACCAGAAACAGCAAAAAACAATGTACACAAACTGCCAGCTGAGACTGAATTCCAATGATTTTACTTCATTCATTATGAACAGGTTAAAGCATATCTAGTAATACAGGTTCCCCAGAAAGAAAGATCAATAAAATCGAACCACATTAGTCCGAAAAATCCTTAAACTTGAAGTGatgattaaacaaaaattaatcatCAAAGTGTTACTGAAAATGTGTAAGCTTTTCTTTTCTCCCATATTTGACCAGCCAGATAGCTAGGGCAGTAaattatttaacaaattattttaacatACCTTTCACATTTACTGCTTGTACTTTCATGTGCTTTGGATTTACTTTCACATCCTTCCGTGCTGGGTGGGGCAGTGATGAGACTTTTATTCTCTGTCATCCATTTAGTAATATTGTTCAATCTCTCCTTCACATCATCATCTCGTTTGATAAAATCTCTGTACCCTTTCCTGAGGTCAAAATTGGTCCGACGAGGATCGGCCGGAGGACAGTAGACCTTCAGCAGCCTCGCGTCACAATGGACATGCCTCTTGGAATCGAGAGAGAAATGTCCAACTTCTGTGGGCTGTCTGAAGAACGGGAACTTCTGGCTGAATCTTGATATTGGCATGATGGGAAATGGTCGGATTGATTGGGTACTACTCTGGTTTCTTGAGACTCCTTCATACCCGAAATTCTGTTCAACTGTCAAGCTTCTTTCACTCTCATTGTTTGTTATCCTCTTTAGTGGAGGAACCTCTCCAGAACTTGGCCGTTTCATGTTGTTTACTTTAAGTCCTTCTCAAATGCTGGATTTTGTAACATTTACTGATCACCGGAGATACGGATATTTTGACTCAAATAAGACCAAATAGTACATGTAGCTGTGATGTTTTCTTGACTATTTCAATCAGAATCTGCAaggagaaaaatacatgtacatgtaattattttttacttatttattttactttattcataCAGGGTGGCCCCATCAGTATTTTGGGAAATAAATGTTTTCCAGGGGGCCCTGTAAAGTGTAAAGAAATATTTAGGTTTACAATATAACAAGCagacaataaaaataacaaaataaatgaacagaACAAGCAAAATAATCGAAactaaatacatgaaaaaaaagaaagaaaaaaaaaaacaatgtagaTTACAATAAGTAGAAATTCAAATAAAGTTATAGGATATTCTTGACaacattctcccccccccccatgataaaCAAAGTTAAGGTGATGAAATGTGGATGCAATGTGCCAAAATCTACTGAGGGGCAATTCCATAACATGATCAAtctttttgtacatccgacccctaTTTTTTCTCAAGTCCaacttcacttcataaaatgACCAAGTCACGGTCCTGTGAGAACATTACAGATTACtttaaagaacaagaaatcagagacagaaaatttcatgaaggtcccacatattaTAGGTGGTCGGATGTACAtactttatggaattgcccttataGGAGAATTAAAAATTGCGTTTCATCATATAAATTAATACTATAATCAACAAATCAAAAAGCTGGTGTCGGGTTCCAACGCGATCGTCTGTCGtcatgtttcttttgcagctTGAGCATACGAGTGCCCCAGTCAATCACGTCCATGTTACCATATATCATAAACTGAAAATGGCAACACGAACATGATTGGCTGGCGTGCGCATTCGTATGCTCAGGCTATAATGCTagctgcaaaagaaacatgaCGACTAATGATTGTTGGAACTTGACACCAGCTGTTAGAGATAAAAATTTTGGATAATAAATCACATATTTTAGAATACAAAACTGGTAAGCTGATTTAGATTCTTAATAACTTTACATTATTGCGCTCTGTTTCCCCAACCAAAAGGGGGAATTAAGCAGTAATGTTAGATCTAATCGAGGAGGGGGAGGAAGTTCACCCTTTTCTCCATATCTAGACGCTGTAGTTAAGTGTCCTGCGAAGCACCGGCACTACTCCTCCTCTGGGAGACTTTGGTGTATACAATTGAGTGGATACCACGAAGCCAGACAAAGTTTCGATGTAGCATCTCCACCAGACAGAAATAGACTATTTTTCAGTCTAttggggcagctgctcatttATGACGTCACCCAAAAGACTTAGGCCTAACTAGATCTAGTAACGTAGATCTGTCTCTGTTTAAAGTAACTAACTctcgtaggaactcggcagctAGGACAGCATTTTTGCTAAACGCctagctggtatataaccactTAGGCCTACCTCGATCTATCACTATCAAGATATAGCCAAGGCCCTGGCTATAACTTAGATCTAATTCTAA
It contains:
- the LOC129269785 gene encoding decapping and exoribonuclease protein-like, which encodes MKRPSSGEVPPLKRITNNESERSLTVEQNFGYEGVSRNQSSTQSIRPFPIMPISRFSQKFPFFRQPTEVGHFSLDSKRHVHCDARLLKVYCPPADPRRTNFDLRKGYRDFIKRDDDVKERLNNITKWMTENKSLITAPPSTEGCESKSKAHESTSSKCERINADFVMWRGHMTKFLCTPYENREGWAMAVTLFRGTYYISEVETEENRARRKGMSDHEQEMSYWGYKFEQYVTSDNERSRPDTTRPVDSHEAFCSVIRTRLESHSLLYSGEVDCRIPYSKKKPPENYMELKTTRIWYKQNNERNFYRFKLLKVWAQSFLVGIPEVIFGFRDDEGVVSYLRSFQTMQMTNSSQGMWDGAVCFNFANQLLLYIKEIVTIDDPKVVYMLERAPGSSEVTCKLHAEGDEQFLSKEYIDSFNS